TGCACGCCGTTCGAACCGGCGACAGCACCGGGTTCGAAATGGTGATGAAGATTGCCGTTCCCGTCGACTTCGATATCGACTCACTGCTGCGCGAACTCCACGAGACAGGGGAACCGTTTCAGATGACGGCGGATATCTCTGACTACACAGACCACGCCTGACCCGCCACCCGGCTGACCGCATGACTGCCGTCCGCATGACTGCCGTCCGCATGAGCGCCGTCCGCATGAGCGCCGCGCCGTCCGGCAAAGTCGCGAAACGTCCCGGTGCGGGTTCCGTAAACGTCACACGGCACCGCGGCAGCGAACGCCTCGCGGGCTCATTTCTCCAGGGAAGCCATGTCGAAAACACTCAGGCTATCGCGCCCGGAAGCGCTTGGGACGTAACGTCGAACGCCAGGCACGTGCCGAGATGCGGCAAGCCCCGGCTGCGAGGAATCGAGAACGCAGCGAATGGCATCGAGTTGCTCAGTGATTCCGCGACAATAGCTCGTCAGTTGTCGCCGCCAGTGGTTCAGTTCCGACACCGTTCGCAGTCCCACCCCGGAACATTCACCATCGGGTTCCGTGCTGACACTCCGCGAACGGGACATCGCGACACCCGGCCGGGCGACAGTGACCTGAGTGCTGATCATAGGGCGTTCCTGAAGTGGCAGTGATGTCAGACGGAAGATTCCGCAGACCAGTTGCGGCAGGTGATGTGAACTGCTTTTCGTCGGAAAAGTACCCGCAGAATCACGGAAGTTCGCATCTTTGCCGACCGCCACGACCGGCTGCGGATCGGCAGATATTGCCTTTGTTCGAATACGCCCGACCGTCAGAATCGTCAGACTTGGGGTGAAACGCACACCTCGCGGGTTCCAAAGTCCGCGATTTCCACGGACAGGTTCTGCGAATCCAGACGTTCCGTCAGCCCCACCACCAACAACACGCATTCGCGAGTTTCAGTCGCGAAACTTAGCGACTCCATAGCTGGAAAGCCCCCCGCGATTCGACTATCCTGCCACCACCGCACCCCTAGCTCAATTGGATAGAGCATCGGTCTACGGAACCGAAGGTTAGTGGTTCGAATCCACTGGGGTGTATTGGACTTACGTCGACTCCTGCCTGCGATGCAGGGAATAAATGCAGGGAACTGCCCCTCACGGTTGCCGCCGTGCAGGGGTGGAAACAGACCTTTCAGCTTGCCGGCTTGTGTCTCGATTGACTCAGGTTGAAAGGTTTTCTCATGTCTCGTCCCCGCAAACCGTGGTTCCGCAAGTCCAATCGTCGGTGGTATGTTGAGTTTCAGGGAAAGCAGGTCTGTCTTGGTACAAACAAGAAGGCGGCCCTGCAGCAGTTCCATGAACTGATGGCTCAGCCGGAACCGGCTCGCCGAGTTTCCCGCACTTCGAGAATCTCGCTGCCGGAACTCACCGATCATTTTCTCGAGTGGGTGCAGCGAAACCGCAGCGCCGACACTTACGAATGGTATCGCTATCGGCTGGAACGACTCTGTCGCCATCATTCCTCGCTGATGGCGGAACAGTTGAAGCCCTATCACGTGGAAGAATGGGTCAACTCCTTCAGCCTCTCCGTTACGTCTCGCCGGAACTACTTTCGTGCTGTAAAGCGGTGTTACAAGTGGGGCACGACGCAGGGGTTCCTGACGATGAATCCGATTGCGGGTCTGGAGGTTCCCCGTGCCGAGGTGCGGGAAATCGCTCTGTCGCAAAATCAGTTTGACGAAATGCTGCGATGCGTCCGCAATCCCGGACTGACGGATCTGCTGCAGGTGACGTGGCTGACCGGCTGCCGGCCGCAGGAGTCGCTGATCGTTGAGGCGCGGCACGTGGATGTCGCGAATCAGCGGTGGGTATTTCACAGCTCACAGTCCAAGGGAAAACAGCTCAGTCGCGTGGTCTATTTGACCAACGCAGCGCTGGCGATTGTCCGCCGGCTCATGACGCAGCATCCGGCGGGTCCGCTGTTTCGCAACTCGGCCGGTACGCCGTGGACGACGGACGCTGTCAACTGCGCCATCGATGCAATCCAGGACCGGATGGGAAGGGCCGAGATGCAGCGGCTTGGCATCGTGATTGAGCCGACGGACGTGGCGGCCCTGATGAAGCGGTTGAAACCGACACGGCGGACGAAGGGTCACGATGTTGACAAGACACCGGCGGAACTGCGTGCCGAAGCGAAGCGGAAGCTGACGATCCGGAAGGCGCGGGAACTCGTGCCGCGGTATTCGCTGTATGCGCTCCGGCACTCGTTTGCCACCAATGCCCTGCGGAACGGCGTTGACAGCCTGACCGTCGCCGTGCTGCTGGGGCACCGTGATCCTTCAACGCTGGCCCGTGTCTATCAGCATCTGAATCAGAACCCGGAGCATCTGCTGGAACAGGCTCGGCGGGCGACAGCATGATCTCGCTGCAGTGACAGTCAGGGTTGCATGACGCCGGAAAGCCCCAATAGAAATGCCCTGAGCAGTTGCCGCTGCTCAGGGCACCGGCAGACCGTTCGGCTTGCCGGCTTGTGTCGGTCGGGAATGAATGGTGGCGGCACCGTCGAAGTGACCT
This portion of the Planctomycetaceae bacterium genome encodes:
- a CDS encoding tyrosine-type recombinase/integrase, translating into MSRPRKPWFRKSNRRWYVEFQGKQVCLGTNKKAALQQFHELMAQPEPARRVSRTSRISLPELTDHFLEWVQRNRSADTYEWYRYRLERLCRHHSSLMAEQLKPYHVEEWVNSFSLSVTSRRNYFRAVKRCYKWGTTQGFLTMNPIAGLEVPRAEVREIALSQNQFDEMLRCVRNPGLTDLLQVTWLTGCRPQESLIVEARHVDVANQRWVFHSSQSKGKQLSRVVYLTNAALAIVRRLMTQHPAGPLFRNSAGTPWTTDAVNCAIDAIQDRMGRAEMQRLGIVIEPTDVAALMKRLKPTRRTKGHDVDKTPAELRAEAKRKLTIRKARELVPRYSLYALRHSFATNALRNGVDSLTVAVLLGHRDPSTLARVYQHLNQNPEHLLEQARRATA